One window of the Cryptomeria japonica chromosome 7, Sugi_1.0, whole genome shotgun sequence genome contains the following:
- the LOC131041516 gene encoding pentatricopeptide repeat-containing protein At1g03100, mitochondrial: MIVVAGQRKKAGQTAILSYILSKYVSSPIHSLVILKKFAEVLHINSYGQSGVTCANLSASLGCYQDVCSFKSISCSLTLNRSSISKFGFSHEKDNFNLEFSLNRLIYFSPSWQHVAFARSLTILRQARNPAALAEELESSLEDHRIEDAWKGYEHYKQLEGFPRKSLLNRLICVLTNSGDIEWLDKAYSLVLTVIEEKKWELLDHDSLILLCESLAKVEMPIPASTILRTMVDMQQYPSVNIWSAVITDMSKTVNGAYLASELVIEMCYFFKDGRLDPRKRKNAPLLAMKPNTAAFNIALNAALGFGMAKKAEKLLELMPRVGVKPDATTFTIMIDVYEKNGRRDELIKLKRHIDETPGTLDLQYQKFYSSLLMSHLNFSDLDAASDVILGMLKRAKAARSSLAAAKLVLSAVEMNPQRPSTEVHNAPQVQDELQEKSSASIMIDKVPRQLEGSLESRKIHSNSMIRAEAENLHMQSTVEVSCRELVSQENRILIPNEKAYAKLVKGYLEVDRVSDLADFLIKVHREEGSVSTENSPSAQVIDACIALGWIDRAHDILDEVTAAEVPVGAGVYSSLLKAYCKAQRHTEAAILLKEVRKAGLQLDASCYDDLIELRVSDRDLHGALDLFTEMKEAKISSSTNNYQSLTEFANQSKPDLRIHLLEEVKDDQADAVGVHDWNSVIDFFCKKQLMHDAVKAFKKMKKLGYQPNSQTFYSLVHGYYTAGGKYEEIIMLWTVMKKMASKVSKTGVKPLRFDQELLDNILYVFVRGGFFESALEVISIMEQENMFIDKVKYRQVYLKYHRNLATNKKTRKVQTEVQFTKREQAMAYKRWAGLD; this comes from the coding sequence ATGATTGTTGTTGCTGGCCAAAGGAAGAAAGCTGGGCAAACTGCCATTTTGTCATATATCTTGTCCAAATATGTCTCTTCCCCAATTCATTCTTTGGTTATTTTGAAAAAGTTTGCTGAAGTTTTACATATAAATTCGTATGGTCAGAGTGGGGTTACATGTGCCAACCTGTCAGCATCCTTGGGCTGTTATCAGGATGTGTGTAGTTTTAAAAGCATTTCTTGTTCCTTGACCTTAAATCGTTCTAGCATAAGTAAATTTGGCTTCTCTCATGAAAAAGATAATTTTAACCTTGAATTTTCTCTTAATAGATTGATCTATTTTAGCCCTTCATGGCAACATGTAGCTTTTGCAAGGTCTCTTACAATTTTGAGGCAAGCTCGCAATCCAGCAGCATTAGCTGAGGAATTGGAAAGTTCCCTAGAGGATCACAGGATTGAAGATGCCTGGAAGGGCTATGAGCATTACAAGCAATTAGAGGGTTTTCCAAGAAAGTCTCTTTTAAATAGGTTGATTTGTGTATTGACAAACTCTGGAGATATAGAATGGCTCGATAAAGCTTATTCTTTAGTCCTCACAGTTATTGAGGAGAAGAAGTGGGAACTACTGGACCATGATTCTTTAATACTTTTATGTGAGAGCCTTGCAAAAGTAGAAATGCCTATTCCGGCTTCCACTATTCTGAGAACAATGGTAGACATGCAACAATATCCATCTGTGAATATTTGGAGTGCTGTGATAACAGACATGTCTAAAACAGTGAATGGCGCATATCTCGCATCAGAACTAGTTATTGAAATGTGTTATTTCTTCAAAGATGGAAGGTTGGATCCACGGAAGAGAAAAAATGCTCCATTGCTTGCCATGAAACCAAACACTGCAGCTTTTAACATTGCTCTGAATGCTGCTCTGGGATTTGGGATGGCCAAAAAAGCTGAGAAGCTTTTAGAGCTGATGCCACGAGTAGGTGTGAAACCTGATGCTACTACTTTCACTATAATGATTGATGTCTACGAGAAAAATGGTCGCAGAGATGAGTTGATTAAACTAAAGAGGCATATTGATGAAACTCCTGGAACGCTTGATCTTCAATATCAAAAGTTTTACAGTAGCCTGCTGATGTCCCACCTGAACTTCAGTGATCTGGATGCTGCCTCTGATGTTATACTGGGAATGCTAAAACGGGCAAAGGCAGCTCGGAGCTCTCTAGCTGCAGCCAAATTGGTATTGTCAGCTGTAGAGATGAATCCACAGAGGCCTAGTACAGAGGTGCATAATGCACCTCAGGTTCAAGATGAGCTACAAGAGAAATCTTCAGCTTCCATTATGATTGACAAGGTTCCTAGGCAGTTAGAAGGATCTTTAGAATCTAGAAAAATACACAGCAATTCCATGATCAGGGCTGAGGCTGAGAATTTGCATATGCAATCCACAGTAGAAGTTAGTTGTAGAGAGCTGGTTAGCCAAGAAAATCGTATACTTATTCCAAATGAGAAAGCCTATGCGAAACTTGTGAAGGGCTACTTGGAAGTGGACAGGGTTTCTGATTTGGCTGATTTTCTCATCAAAGTACATCGGGAGGAGGGCTCTGTCTCCACAGAAAATTCTCCTAGTGCTCAGGTGATTGATGCTTGTATTGCATTGGGTTGGATAGACAGGGCACATGATATTCTTGATGAAGTAACTGCAGCTGAGGTTCCAGTAGGAGCTGGGGTTTACTCTTCACTCCTGAAAGCTTACTGCAAAGCACAACGACATACAGAGGCTGCTATACTTCTCAAGGAAGTCAGGAAGGCAGGACTTCAGCTTGATGCCAGCTGCTATGACGATCTAATTGAGTTACGTGTGTCAGACAGGGACCTGCATGGTGCTTTGGATCTCTTCACAGAGATGAAAGAGGCAAAGATCTCATCATCGACAAATAACTACCAGTCACTGACAGAATTTGCAAATCAAAGTAAACCAGATTTGAGGATCCATTTGCTGGAGGAAGTAAAAGATGATCAAGCAGATGCTGTTGGTGTGCACGATTGGAATTCTGTCATAGACTTCTTCTGCAAGAAACAGCTAATGCATGATGCAGTGAAGGCTTTCAAGAAGATGAAAAAGCTAGGCTATCAGCCTAATTCACAGACATTTTATTCTTTGGTACATGGTTACTACACTGCAGGAGGCAAGTATGAAGAGATAATAATGCTATGGACAGTTATGAAGAAGATGGCATCAAAGGTTTCAAAAACTGGAGTAAAGCCCTTACGGTTTGATCAAGAACTTCTTGACAATATTTTGTATGTGTTTGTCAGAGGGGGCTTTTTCGAAAGTGCTCTTGAAGTGATTTCTATTATGGAGCAGGAGAATATGTTTATAGACAAAGTTAAGTACAGACAGGTTTATTTGAAGTATCATAGAAACCTTGCTACAAATAAGAAAACTCGCAAAGTACAAACTGAAGTGCAATTTACAAAAAGAGAGCAGGCAATGGCTTATAAAAGATGGGCAGGCTTAGATTAA